A genomic stretch from Paraburkholderia dioscoreae includes:
- a CDS encoding GlxA family transcriptional regulator, whose protein sequence is MDLVHTLPLNTRQSAVPMHTNALTRVDIALFNGFALPTVAAIIEIFQKANSLVAAQRSGRTRYDVSLLSAAGGRIASSSSVFVWTDDVQSHRGTNDTHLLFIAGGAGVQQACRDERLSDWLRRRHPFSEIVHPIAEGLQLLQAAGLPSRYCPLLYAGSEALGLQSARPLTEAPGAVSTALRIVEEDLGSELAQQVAESIAPQPKTPFSSSVTSGAAPQISEKILASARWLEANVDRPISIDDAAQVAAMSERNFLRRFKSEIGMTPSDYLLQARLNMSCRMLVESRLPIDKIARRCGIGSGGQLSKLFRKYLATTPTDYRMRNEMAQ, encoded by the coding sequence ATGGACTTGGTACATACTCTGCCGCTTAACACGCGGCAAAGTGCCGTGCCGATGCACACGAATGCTCTGACTCGCGTCGACATCGCGCTGTTCAATGGATTTGCACTGCCTACGGTTGCAGCAATTATCGAAATTTTCCAGAAGGCGAACTCGCTTGTCGCAGCGCAGCGATCGGGCCGCACACGGTACGACGTGTCGCTGCTTTCCGCCGCGGGTGGGCGCATTGCGAGTTCGTCATCGGTATTTGTCTGGACCGACGACGTCCAGTCGCATCGAGGTACGAACGACACGCACCTGTTGTTCATTGCCGGCGGCGCGGGCGTACAACAGGCATGCCGCGACGAGCGGTTGAGCGACTGGTTGCGCCGCAGGCATCCATTCAGCGAAATCGTGCATCCGATCGCGGAAGGTCTGCAACTGCTGCAAGCAGCCGGGCTGCCAAGCCGTTACTGCCCACTTCTGTATGCAGGCAGCGAAGCGCTCGGTCTGCAATCGGCCCGACCACTGACTGAAGCGCCGGGAGCTGTCTCGACAGCATTGCGCATCGTTGAAGAGGATCTCGGCTCAGAACTGGCACAGCAGGTTGCCGAGTCGATCGCTCCGCAACCCAAGACACCGTTCAGTTCGTCGGTTACGTCCGGCGCGGCGCCGCAGATTAGCGAAAAGATCCTGGCATCGGCACGCTGGCTGGAAGCGAACGTCGATCGGCCCATCTCCATCGACGATGCGGCGCAGGTCGCCGCGATGAGCGAGCGCAATTTCCTGCGCCGCTTCAAGAGCGAGATCGGCATGACGCCCTCCGACTATCTGCTTCAGGCCCGTTTGAACATGAGTTGCCGGATGCTTGTCGAATCACGTCTGCCAATCGACAAGATCGCACGCCGCTGCGGTATCGGCAGCGGCGGACAGTTGTCGAAGCTTTTCAGGAAATATCTCGCGACGACGCCGACGGACTATCGGATGCGCAACGAAATGGCGCAGTAG